In one window of Oryzias melastigma strain HK-1 linkage group LG5, ASM292280v2, whole genome shotgun sequence DNA:
- the psmf1 gene encoding proteasome inhibitor PI31 subunit isoform X1, translated as MAGLEVLYTCVAGSLTSPQDALVCFVHWEMIKSGYRCIGSGDEPCSGDRKSELLPADWSSNKELYSLRYEAVDSDAKVLLKAIAVDSALIFNLMNCSTQQVADLTVNVKDHVNADHLDTFDRVFINGESLSEKVKAQLLPPREKLTEKKAGRKSLREEEDEAEGRRRREEHDPLHIPSRHPSTGTQHPWLENANPQPDTVVPPFAAGGADLDPFGSRGGGGMIVDPLRSGRPRSGFDPSSGIPDILPPGAVPPGARFDPFGPVGRHRPGPDPGHLPPPDYDDMFM; from the exons ATGGCAGGCTTGGAGGTGTTGTACACCTGTGTGGCAGGTAGCCTGACGTCTCCTCAGGACGCCCTCGTGTGTTTCGTTCACTGGGAAATGATCAAAAGCGGATACAGGTGCATCGGGTCCGGAGACGAG CCCTGCAGTGGTGACCGgaagtcagagctgctgcctgcAGACTGGAGCAGTAACAAGGAGCTGTACAGTCTGCGCTATGAAGCTGTGGACTCAGATGCTAAGGTGCTGCTGAAAGCCATTGCTGTGGACTCTGCTCTGATATTCAACCTGATG AACTGCAGCACGCAGCAGGTGGCTGACCTAACCGTAAACGTCAAGGATCATGTGAACGCAGATCATCTGGACACTTTTGACAG GGTTTTCATAAATGGAGAGAGTTTGTCAGAGAAGGTGAAGGCTCAGCTGCTCCCTCCTCGAGAAAAGCTGACGGAGAAGAAAGCAGGGAGGAAGAGTCTGcgggaggaggaagacgaggcagaaggaaggaggaggagagaagaaCACGACCCTCTACACATTCCCAGCAGACATCCCAGTACGGGAACGCAGCATCCATGGTTGGAAAACGCAAATCCTCA gccTGATACCGTAGTTCCACCTTTTGCCGCTGGGGGAGCAGATCTAGATCCGTTTGG ATCTCGAGGTGGCGGTGGGATGATCGTGGACCCCCTGAGATCAGGGCGTCCCCGCTCTGGCTTTGATCCCTCCAGCGGCATCCCAGACATTTTGCCCCCAGGAGCCGTGCCCCCAGGTGCTCGCTTCGACCCGTTTGGGCCCGTCGGACGACACAGACCAGG GCCGGATCCGGGCCACCTGCCCCCCCCGGACTATGATGACATGTTTATGTAG
- the psmf1 gene encoding proteasome inhibitor PI31 subunit isoform X2 — MAGLEVLYTCVAGSLTSPQDALVCFVHWEMIKSGYRCIGSGDEPCSGDRKSELLPADWSSNKELYSLRYEAVDSDAKVLLKAIAVDSALIFNLMNCSTQQVADLTVNVKDHVNADHLDTFDRVFINGESLSEKVKAQLLPPREKLTEKKAGRKSLREEEDEAEGRRRREEHDPLHIPSRHPSTGTQHPWPDTVVPPFAAGGADLDPFGSRGGGGMIVDPLRSGRPRSGFDPSSGIPDILPPGAVPPGARFDPFGPVGRHRPGPDPGHLPPPDYDDMFM, encoded by the exons ATGGCAGGCTTGGAGGTGTTGTACACCTGTGTGGCAGGTAGCCTGACGTCTCCTCAGGACGCCCTCGTGTGTTTCGTTCACTGGGAAATGATCAAAAGCGGATACAGGTGCATCGGGTCCGGAGACGAG CCCTGCAGTGGTGACCGgaagtcagagctgctgcctgcAGACTGGAGCAGTAACAAGGAGCTGTACAGTCTGCGCTATGAAGCTGTGGACTCAGATGCTAAGGTGCTGCTGAAAGCCATTGCTGTGGACTCTGCTCTGATATTCAACCTGATG AACTGCAGCACGCAGCAGGTGGCTGACCTAACCGTAAACGTCAAGGATCATGTGAACGCAGATCATCTGGACACTTTTGACAG GGTTTTCATAAATGGAGAGAGTTTGTCAGAGAAGGTGAAGGCTCAGCTGCTCCCTCCTCGAGAAAAGCTGACGGAGAAGAAAGCAGGGAGGAAGAGTCTGcgggaggaggaagacgaggcagaaggaaggaggaggagagaagaaCACGACCCTCTACACATTCCCAGCAGACATCCCAGTACGGGAACGCAGCATCCATG gccTGATACCGTAGTTCCACCTTTTGCCGCTGGGGGAGCAGATCTAGATCCGTTTGG ATCTCGAGGTGGCGGTGGGATGATCGTGGACCCCCTGAGATCAGGGCGTCCCCGCTCTGGCTTTGATCCCTCCAGCGGCATCCCAGACATTTTGCCCCCAGGAGCCGTGCCCCCAGGTGCTCGCTTCGACCCGTTTGGGCCCGTCGGACGACACAGACCAGG GCCGGATCCGGGCCACCTGCCCCCCCCGGACTATGATGACATGTTTATGTAG